The following proteins come from a genomic window of Lolium rigidum isolate FL_2022 chromosome 5, APGP_CSIRO_Lrig_0.1, whole genome shotgun sequence:
- the LOC124658051 gene encoding uncharacterized protein LOC124658051 has translation MHMSYSFLMTRRCRIILKLIHKVFYQPNTRVYDGLKSWIEGFRCGIEGHLEDNRQAVPEFTQLPITDQLYCCLALCSPAGCTAIAATGELPSLALKYQVENKDTNTIYILRCALKPRQLLHKLTGCQAMLQREGEGERESSEAVAALAKKRKHQYLISSNRSM, from the exons ATGCACATGTCCTACAGTTTTTTAATGACTCGGAG ATGCAGGATAATCCTTAAGTTGATTCATAAGGTCTTCTACCAACCGAATACAAGAGTATACGATGGCCTAAAGTCCTGGATAGAAGGATTTAG ATGTGGGATCGAAGGTCACTTGGAGGACAATAGGCAGGCTGTACCGGAATTTACTCAACTGCCAATTACGGATCAATTATACTGTTGTCTTGCATTGTGTTCTCCAGCTGGTTGTACAGCTATTGCCGCTACAG GGGAGCTACCAAGCCTGGCATTGAAGTATCAAGTCGAGAATAAGGACACAAATACCATCTATATTTTGCGTTGTGCACTAAAGCCGCGTCAGTTATTGCACAAACTGACAGGATGTCAAGCCATGctacagagagagggagagggagagagagagagttcagAAGCAGTTGCTGCCCTAGCCAAGAAAAG GAAACACCAATATCTCATCTCCAGCAACAGGTCAATGTAG